The Niallia alba genome includes a window with the following:
- a CDS encoding sporulation histidine kinase inhibitor Sda has protein sequence MRKLSDELLIESYHKARELNLSPEFIRLIETEIHRRSLSNKIKVSS, from the coding sequence ATGCGGAAACTGTCAGATGAATTATTGATCGAGTCATACCATAAAGCTCGGGAACTAAACTTAAGCCCTGAATTTATTCGTCTCATCGAAACAGAGATTCACCGACGTTCTCTAAGCAACAAGATAAAAGTCTCCTCTTAA
- a CDS encoding phosphatidylserine decarboxylase: protein MKETMYRLCIELTNGRWSSYLIKKFAYSRWSRYIIPSFAKVYKINIDEMEKQLHEYRSLHEFFIRKLKVNCRKVDAETREIISPVDAVIEDIGQVRTDRSILVKGKSYSIHEMLGDEKTVDKYVGGTYLIFYLSPSHYHRIHCPATGLVKKRWTLGSKSYPVNKYGLKWGDSTLSKNYRSITEIQTEEGSSICMVKVGAMFINSIVLSHKKDRLVQGEEMAYFSFGSTVVLLFEKNTFIEKDFISIPYPVKIGEVIGEIRELDASKAQ from the coding sequence TTGAAAGAAACAATGTATCGACTTTGTATTGAACTAACAAACGGAAGATGGAGTTCCTATTTAATTAAGAAATTTGCTTATTCTAGATGGAGCCGTTATATTATTCCTTCCTTTGCAAAAGTTTATAAAATAAATATAGATGAAATGGAAAAACAGCTACATGAATATCGGTCATTACACGAATTTTTTATTAGAAAATTAAAAGTCAATTGTAGAAAGGTAGATGCGGAGACTCGAGAAATCATAAGTCCTGTTGATGCGGTAATTGAAGATATTGGGCAAGTAAGGACGGATCGTTCTATTTTAGTGAAAGGAAAATCGTATTCGATTCATGAAATGCTTGGTGATGAAAAAACGGTTGATAAATACGTAGGTGGGACGTATCTCATATTTTATTTAAGTCCTAGTCATTATCATCGAATTCACTGTCCTGCAACAGGCTTAGTAAAAAAGCGTTGGACGCTTGGAAGTAAATCGTATCCTGTTAATAAATATGGTTTAAAGTGGGGGGATTCGACCCTTTCTAAAAATTATCGCTCTATAACTGAAATCCAAACAGAAGAAGGAAGTAGTATTTGTATGGTAAAGGTTGGTGCGATGTTTATTAATTCTATCGTACTAAGCCATAAAAAAGACCGCTTAGTACAAGGTGAGGAAATGGCCTATTTTTCCTTCGGCTCGACCGTTGTGTTACTATTTGAAAAAAATACATTTATAGAGAAGGACTTTATTTCTATACCGTATCCGGTTAAAATAGGGGAGGTTATCGGCGAAATTAGGGAATTGGATGCTTCAAAGGCTCAATGA
- a CDS encoding YqeG family HAD IIIA-type phosphatase, with the protein MFNQFLPNQFVKNIFEISPESLKEKGIKGIITDLDNTLVEWDRPLATPQIIEWFAEMQRNDIKVTIVSNNKETRVKSFSDPLQIPFIFAARKPLGRAFKKAIMQMNIKKEETVVIGDQLLTDVLGGNRSGFHTILVVPVAQTDGFMTRINRKIERRILNWFRRNGKLTWED; encoded by the coding sequence GTGTTCAATCAATTTTTGCCAAATCAATTTGTTAAAAATATATTTGAGATTTCACCAGAAAGTTTAAAAGAAAAAGGGATTAAGGGGATTATCACGGATTTAGATAATACGTTAGTAGAATGGGATCGCCCGCTTGCGACGCCGCAAATTATTGAATGGTTTGCAGAAATGCAGAGAAATGACATTAAAGTAACAATTGTTTCCAATAATAAAGAAACAAGGGTTAAGTCTTTTTCTGATCCATTGCAAATTCCTTTTATCTTTGCTGCCCGGAAACCACTTGGCCGAGCTTTCAAAAAAGCTATCATGCAAATGAATATTAAAAAAGAAGAAACAGTTGTTATAGGTGATCAATTATTAACAGATGTTCTTGGTGGAAACAGAAGTGGATTTCACACCATTTTAGTAGTTCCTGTTGCTCAAACAGATGGGTTTATGACAAGGATCAATCGGAAAATTGAAAGAAGAATTTTAAATTGGTTTCGTAGAAACGGAAAATTGACTTGGGAGGATTAA
- the yqeH gene encoding ribosome biogenesis GTPase YqeH — protein MTERIHCIGCGVAIQTENKDELGYAPPSSLEKEEVICQRCFRLKHYNEVQDVSLTDDDFLKILNEIGKSDSLIVKIVDIFDFNGSWLPGLHRFTGKNKVLLIGNKVDLLPKSVKQQKVINWMKKEAKDLGLRPEDVYLVSAERGKNIKEVLEAIEYHRHGKNVYVVGCTNVGKSTFINRILKEVSGEENVITTSHFPGTTLDIIEIPLSDSKYLVDTPGIINHHQMAHFVDKKDLKVITPKKEIKSRIFQLNDKQTLFFGGLARFDFVKGERSSFVCYFSNEITIHRTKLENADELYKKHAGELLTPPNRDHLDDFPELVRHDFSIKEPKTDIVFSGLGWITVNEPNIQVSVYVPKGVHAMLRKSLI, from the coding sequence GTGACAGAAAGAATACATTGTATAGGCTGTGGAGTTGCCATTCAAACGGAAAATAAGGATGAATTAGGGTATGCACCTCCTTCTTCTCTAGAAAAGGAAGAAGTAATTTGTCAAAGATGTTTCCGTTTAAAGCATTATAATGAAGTACAGGATGTTTCTTTAACAGACGATGATTTTTTAAAGATTTTAAATGAGATTGGAAAAAGTGATAGTCTAATTGTAAAAATAGTCGATATTTTTGATTTTAACGGCAGCTGGCTCCCTGGTCTCCACCGTTTTACAGGAAAAAATAAAGTTTTACTAATTGGAAACAAAGTCGATCTTTTACCAAAATCGGTGAAACAGCAAAAAGTTATTAATTGGATGAAAAAAGAAGCGAAGGATTTAGGGCTAAGACCGGAAGATGTCTATCTTGTTAGTGCGGAAAGAGGCAAGAACATCAAAGAAGTATTAGAAGCCATTGAATATCATCGTCATGGAAAAAATGTGTATGTAGTTGGTTGTACGAATGTAGGGAAATCGACATTTATTAATCGAATCCTTAAAGAGGTTTCTGGGGAAGAAAACGTGATTACTACTTCCCATTTTCCTGGTACGACATTAGATATTATTGAAATACCATTATCCGACAGTAAGTATTTAGTGGATACACCAGGAATTATTAATCATCACCAAATGGCTCATTTTGTAGATAAAAAAGATTTAAAAGTTATTACTCCGAAGAAAGAAATTAAATCGAGAATTTTTCAATTAAATGATAAACAGACACTATTCTTTGGTGGACTAGCTAGGTTTGATTTTGTAAAAGGAGAACGCAGTAGTTTTGTATGCTATTTTTCTAATGAGATAACGATACATCGTACGAAATTGGAAAATGCAGATGAATTATATAAAAAGCATGCAGGAGAGCTATTAACGCCGCCAAATAGAGACCATTTGGATGATTTCCCAGAGCTAGTTAGACATGACTTTTCTATAAAAGAGCCAAAGACGGATATTGTTTTTTCAGGACTGGGGTGGATAACGGTTAATGAACCGAATATACAAGTATCGGTTTATGTACCAAAGGGAGTTCACGCTATGCTGCGTAAATCACTGATATAA
- the pssA gene encoding CDP-diacylglycerol--serine O-phosphatidyltransferase, with amino-acid sequence MFLHGVLEQTIKKIKTQLANVLTLTNISLGAFAIIYSLKGHLQLSLLLIFIAALADRLDGMTARKFNIESELGKQLDSMSDIISFGVAPALLVYQGVLFDLGAPGSFFTVLYIVCGAFRLARFNITESHGFFTGLPITAAGCILTFSCLWFAFIPPHIYLFLMLILSVLMIGSFKWRKI; translated from the coding sequence ATGTTTCTACATGGAGTTTTAGAACAAACTATCAAGAAAATTAAAACTCAACTGGCTAATGTTTTAACCTTAACGAATATTTCTTTAGGTGCTTTTGCAATTATCTATAGTTTAAAGGGACATCTTCAATTAAGTCTATTACTTATTTTTATCGCCGCCTTAGCAGATAGACTTGATGGAATGACTGCCAGAAAATTTAATATTGAATCAGAACTTGGCAAACAGCTGGACTCTATGAGCGATATCATTTCATTTGGGGTAGCACCAGCATTATTAGTATATCAAGGGGTACTATTTGATTTGGGGGCACCAGGCTCTTTTTTTACAGTGCTTTATATTGTGTGTGGCGCTTTTCGATTAGCTCGATTTAATATTACTGAAAGTCATGGCTTTTTTACAGGCTTACCAATTACGGCTGCTGGTTGTATCTTAACGTTTAGCTGTCTATGGTTTGCTTTCATCCCTCCACACATTTATTTATTTCTGATGCTCATTCTTTCAGTATTAATGATTGGGAGTTTTAAGTGGAGAAAAATTTAA